Below is a genomic region from Hylemonella gracilis.
ATGCACGACGACCTGGTGGACGGTGTGCGTTGGGCCGTAGAACGAGGCGTGGCAGATCCTGCACGCGTGGCCATCTACGGGGCCAGTTACGGCGGTTACTCGGCCCTGGTGGGTGCCACCTTCACGCCCGAGGTCTTTGCGTGTTCCGTGGATGTGGTGGGAGTGACGGACATCGCACGCCTGTTGGAGACCGCTCCTCCATATTGGGAGTTGGGCCTGCCCTGGTGGTACCGCTATGTCGGAAATCCGGCCGAACCGGCTGACCGTGCGCGCATGGATGCCAAGTCTCCGCTTTACCGCGCCGCGAATGCGAAAAATCCCATCCTCATCATGCACGGTGTGAACGACTCTCGCGTGAAGCTGGAGCAAGCTGAGCGGATGGTGGCCGCGCTGCGCAAGGCGAACAAGGAGGTGGACTACGTCACCTTCAAGGGCGATGGCCATGGCAACCTCCGTTGGACCAACAACCTCACGATGTACCGCAAGACGGAAGACTTTCTGGCACGTTGCCTGGGTGGACGCAGCAATGGATTTGATTATTACCAGTTGGGGGCCTGGGCGTTTTGATCAGAACGGCTTTCGCACAAGACCGACGTCCCAAAAATTGAGCGGCGACCGAGTCTGGAGCCTCTCTTGAGTTAAGTCAGTCAAGCCCAGGTTCACTGACGAAATACTGAACAAACCGCCGCGTGAGCGGTGCCACCAGCAGCACGACTGGAAAGGCGATGAGCCAAGCCGCCAGCCATGCACCGCCCCACAAAGCCAGAAAGTCGGCCTCCGGACCGACTGCGCGCAAGGTCGAGATAGCCGAAACCAACAGGGACATCAGACCCGAAAGGATGAAGCCGAAGAGGACGGGGGCGTAGCGGGCGGGCAGCATCAGATGGCCTCCTCGGTAGGCATGGCCATGCGTGCCAACACGCTGGCAAAGTTTCGGCCAAAGGCCTCGGCGCTGCGCAGGTCGCCGGGTGCATAAGACTGGCCCGGGGTCGAATGACCGGCCTGTGCCATCAGACCCGTCCATGAGCCTAGGCGGTTGAGTGCCTGCTCGTAGGGCACACCGCTGTTCTGTTCGGGCAGGAAAGGATTGCCCACCCAGATCATGCCGTGCTGCATGGCGAAGGTGAGCATGGACAGCAGCGTGGTCTGCTTGTCACCGGAGGGCAAGGCCGAGACGGTGAAGCCCGAGGCGAGCTTGCCCTTGAGTTGTTGCCTGCGCCACAAACCACCAGTGGCGTCCATGAAGGACTTGAACGAACCACTGACGCCGCCCAGGTAAGTGGGCGAACCGAAGATACAGCCGTCGAACGCGATCAAGCTGCCGGGATCTCGGGTCAGATCTTCGGCCCTGAGCAGGCTGACTTCGGTACCGGCCACGCTCTGGGCACCAGCGACGACGTGCTTGGCAAAGTGCTCCGTATTGCCTTGCCCGCTGTGATAGATGACGGCGATATTCTTCATGATGGCTCCTTGGGATGAAATGAAGAAAGTGGGAGTGATGTGTCAGGCGTGGTCCAGGACAGCCGCAGCAAGTGCTGCCGCGTACAGGCCGAGACCGAACACGGTGTGGTTGGCCAGGCTCTTGACACGATTGAGGACTGGTGTCGCCGTGCGTGCCGAGGCGAAGCCGGCGCCCATGGCCGGTTGCATGACAAACAGCGGCAATGCCACGGTGCCAATCCCAAAGGCCAGGAAAGGCAAGAGCGTGGGCGTTCTCAGCCACGTCGGGCCACACAGCCCGGTGAACAGCAGCGCAAAGGAGATGCCGGTGAGATAGTGGACGATCCAGCCCAGCGCCAATTCACCACGCACAGGGGCTGCCTTGGAGATACTGTCGTGCACCCAGTGTCCCCGCGGCATATGCCCGACCCAGCGACCGAGCGGTCTGAAATTGAGGGCGGGTACACCGACAGCCTGGAGCAGTAGCAGCCACAGGTCCATCACCAGGGTAGCACCGACGCCCATGAAAACTGCGCGCGGAAGTGGGAATTCGAGGAATGTCACGAGGCGCCTTTGAGGTTGACTTGATGAAGCGGTCCAGGCACTATAGAAATTCAAGTCAACTTGAGGTCAAGGCATTTTTGGATCATGGACATTGCGGAAGTTGCCAAGCGGTCGGGGCTCCCAGCTTCGACCTTGCGTTACTACGAGGAAAAGGGCTTGATCGCCTCGGTGGGGCGCAACGGACTGCGGCGCACTTTCGAGCCACGCGTGCTGGAGCAACTGGCGCTGATTTCGCTCGGACAGGTGGCGGGGTTCTCCCTGGACGAAATCGCCCGGATGTTCACGCCCGACCGACGGCCCCACATCCAACGAACAATGCTGGAGTCCAAGGCGGATCAGATAGACGCGTTGATGATCAAACTGCGCGCGATGAGCCGGGGACTGCGGCATGCCGCGAATTGCCCGGCACTGAGCCATATGGAATGCCCATCGTTCAGGCGTCTGCTGAAGGCCGCAACAGATGGGTCACTGACCGATCGGGTGGCGCGGAATGCGCGGAGCGTTTGAAATCGCAAAGATGTGAGGACGACCTGCCCCTGTGGACCGAGGACAGTCAAGTTGAGGCTCAGAAGCATCAATTGGAGTCGAGGGTCAATTCGCTTCTGGTCAGATGCCGCCCAGTTGACCGTGTGACGGCGAACAAAAGCCCGGCCATGGCAATGGCCAACCCGACGGCCTCGTCTGCGCTGGGACGATGGCGATCCCCGCGATACGACGCGGAGTCAACGCGTCGCCCAGCAACCATGCGCTCAGCACCATGCCCATCACGCGCATGGTCGCGAACGGGAAAACTGCCGCATGGCTTTGTGGCGCAAGCTGCAATGCGCCAAATATCAGCAGCCCGAATGGCGTACCAGCGAGAATCGCCATGAGCAACCAGACACGCCATCGCTTCATGAACACCCGGGCGTCCAGCCAAAGGACCCGTGCCAGCAGCGGAAAGGTTGCCAATCCTGCCGCTCCAAAGCGCAGCGCGGTCAGATCCGCTGTCCCCATACCTCGGGAGATGCCCCAGCGGGCATACACCGTGTAGAGCGCGCCAATACTGGCTGCAATCAAACCAATGGCAACCCCGGCAACCAAACGCTTGGTATCCGATTTCGTGGTCGGAGATGTTGCTGGCACGATACGGTCCTTTTTTTGGTCAGGGGGTGTTAGATCTTCGGTGCGGCAGGAAAATCGACAGGAACCTTGGTCGTGCCGTGCAGGTAGTTCGTGACCGTCTTGTCGCCGATGATCACAATGGCATCAACCAGGTTCTCCTTGGTCCAGCCCGCATCGAAAAAGGCCTGAACGAGTGAGGTGTCGGCATGCCCGCGTTCGACGGCCATGCTCTTGACCAGCTTGGCAAGAGCATCGAGCTTGACGTCGAAGCTTGCGCCACCGCGTCGAATCTCGAGAATTTGCTCGGGAGTGAAACCGACCATGCCGCCAATCACGGTGTGCGCTGCCAGGCAGTACTCGCAGTTGTTGACTTGGCTGACGACCAGGTTCACGACCTCACGAGCTTTGCCGGTCATGCTGCTCTTCGCATTTTGGAACGCAAGGTAATTTCCCAATGCATGCTCGGAGTGCGCCAGCGTGGCATAGAGATTGGGGACCTTGCCCAAGCCTTTCTTGAGGTTGTCAAACAAAGCCTGGTTGGCAGGGCTGACTTGGTCGCGGGAGGGGACGTTGATGGTGGTCATGATGAATTTTCGAAAGCGAAGTTGAGGAAATGGGCGCAGTTCGACGTTGTCTTACTGCGCCGTGAAACCGCCGTCGATCGTGATCGACTGACCGGTGAGGTACGCCGCCTTGCTACTGGCGACGAAGATGATGGTCTGGGCGATTTCGTCAACGGTCGCGGCACGTTTGGCCGGGACGATCGAGAGGAAGCCAGCCTTGGCTTGCTGATCACCGCCAACAAAGCGGTCCAGCATCTCGGTCTGGACAGGGCCTGGTGCAACAGCGTTGACGCGCACTCCCGCTGCGGCACCCTCGAGCGCGGCGCTCTTGGTCAGTCCTTCGATGGCATGCTTGCTGGCCACATAGATGGAGGCGCCAGGAAAACCGACCTGGCCAGCAATAGACGATAGATTGACGATGCTGCCCGTGCCCTGCTCAAGCATTACGCGCATTTCGTGCTTGAGCGACAACAGCGTCCCCAGCACATTGGTGTCGAAAGTGGCGGCGTAGTCATCCGCCCCTTGCTCCGTGATGGGCGCCTGCACGCCTTCCGTGCCGGCGTTGTTGACCGCGATGTCGAGCCTGCCGAACCGCTCAACGGTCTTGTCGACCAAGGCGCGCACGTCGGACTCGTAGCGCACATCGGCACGCAGGAATTCGGCTTCGACGCCCAGGCGGCGCAACTCGGCGGCAAGCGCCTGACCCTCAACGTCACGTCGTCCACTGACAACAATGCGGGCGCCTTCTTGAGCGAAAGCCAGAGCGGTGGCTCGTCCGATACCGGTGAGCGCTCCTGTGACGAGTACGACGAGGGGATTCATGCGGTGACTCCATTGATGAGGTTGCGATGGGCCTACTGTGATTTATTCCTATTCAATGCACTAGCCAGAAATTCGTACTAATATTTATTCCAATCAAGACTTAATTGGATGAAAAATGGACCGATTACAAGCGATGGAAATCTTTGTGCGCGTGGTGGAGACCGGCAGCTTTTCTGCCGTGGCGCGCGAGAGACGCAGCACGCAGAGCGCCATCAGCAAGCAAGTGGCCGGACTGGAGAAAACACTGGGCGCGCAGTTGCTCTTGCGAACGACGCGAGCACTCGCGCTGACCGAGGCAGGCGAGCGCTACTTCGAGCAAGCACGCCGGCTGGTGGCCGAAGTTGCCGAGGCCGAAACCGAACTGCGCGCTGGAGACACGCAGTTGCAGGGCTGGTTGAGAGTGGCGGCGCCAGGTGCGTTTGGTCGCCTCAAAGTTCTACCGCTGGTACAGAAGTTTCTGGCAGCTCATCCGGGGGTCAAGGTCGACCTTCGCCTTGCCGACGGCTTTGTCGACCTGGTTGAGCAAGGCATCGATGTGGCTGTGCGCATTGGCGAGCTAACCGATAGCAGCCTCGTGGCTCGCCGGGTGGGTACGACTCGGCGTGGACTGCTCGCCAGCCGCAAATACCTCCGCTCTCTGCCCAAGACGGCGTCCATGCCGCGTGTGCCCGAGGATCTGTTTGCACACAACTGCATCGTCTATAGCGAACTCGCCACGCGCAACGCTTGGACATTCACAGCAGGACCCGGGGCAGGCGTCGAGCCTGGCAGCAGTTGCACCGTGCGAGTAGGCGGAAATCTGCAGACCAATGCGAGTGAAGTAATCCGCGCGGCCGTGCTCGCAGGACAAGGTTTGGGACTTTCCCCGACATTTTTATTCGAGGAAGAAATGGCCCGCGGAGAGGTACAGCTCTTGTTAGCAGACTGGGCGGTTCAAGAACTCCCTTTGCATCTGGTCAGTCCGCTGCAACGGCGACATTCGGCGAAAGTTCGGGCATTCGGTGACTTGGTTGCAGCTGCCGGACTTTGATTTCTGTCAGATGTGCATTTGGGAATGCTGAACCGCCCCGGCTTTGAACTGCCCCCCAGGCGTTGGACAAACTTCAAGGGGTTTCATGAAGAAATACCAAACGGGGTTCAAGCTCAAGGTGGTCAAGAGCTTTTTGACTGGGAGCCGATCAGAGCGCCGCGTCCTTGAGCTTCTTCAGCGCGCGGGCCTTGATGCGCACCGTGGCAGGCTTGGCGGCGAACACTTGCTCTTCCTTCGTGAAGGGGTTGATGCCCTTGCGCTTGGGCTTGGCGGGCACCTTCTGCACGCCGATCTTCAGCAACCCGGGCAGTGTGAATTCACCCGCGCCCTTTTTGTTGACCGAGCCCAGCACGGTTGCTTCCAAGGCGGCCAGGACGGCCTTGACGGCCTTGGGCTCGACACCCGCCTGTTCGGCCAGGTGGTTTGCCAGAGCGCCCTTGGTGAAGGTGTCCTTGATGGGACGCACGACGGTAGCGACCGGCGCTTTCGCGGTTTTCTTGGCGGCGGAGGGAGAGATCTTCTTCTTTGCAGTTGCCATGGCTCTTGAACTCGGTTGTAGTGAATGGAATGATTCGCGCAACACGGCATGGATGTCTGAGTTGCACGACCCCGGATTTTATCG
It encodes:
- a CDS encoding DUF2798 domain-containing protein, with the protein product MLPARYAPVLFGFILSGLMSLLVSAISTLRAVGPEADFLALWGGAWLAAWLIAFPVVLLVAPLTRRFVQYFVSEPGLD
- a CDS encoding flavodoxin family protein; the encoded protein is MKNIAVIYHSGQGNTEHFAKHVVAGAQSVAGTEVSLLRAEDLTRDPGSLIAFDGCIFGSPTYLGGVSGSFKSFMDATGGLWRRQQLKGKLASGFTVSALPSGDKQTTLLSMLTFAMQHGMIWVGNPFLPEQNSGVPYEQALNRLGSWTGLMAQAGHSTPGQSYAPGDLRSAEAFGRNFASVLARMAMPTEEAI
- a CDS encoding DUF2938 domain-containing protein — encoded protein: MGVGATLVMDLWLLLLQAVGVPALNFRPLGRWVGHMPRGHWVHDSISKAAPVRGELALGWIVHYLTGISFALLFTGLCGPTWLRTPTLLPFLAFGIGTVALPLFVMQPAMGAGFASARTATPVLNRVKSLANHTVFGLGLYAAALAAAVLDHA
- a CDS encoding helix-turn-helix domain-containing protein yields the protein MDIAEVAKRSGLPASTLRYYEEKGLIASVGRNGLRRTFEPRVLEQLALISLGQVAGFSLDEIARMFTPDRRPHIQRTMLESKADQIDALMIKLRAMSRGLRHAANCPALSHMECPSFRRLLKAATDGSLTDRVARNARSV
- a CDS encoding DMT family transporter, producing MPATSPTTKSDTKRLVAGVAIGLIAASIGALYTVYARWGISRGMGTADLTALRFGAAGLATFPLLARVLWLDARVFMKRWRVWLLMAILAGTPFGLLIFGALQLAPQSHAAVFPFATMRVMGMVLSAWLLGDALTPRRIAGIAIVPAQTRPSGWPLPWPGFCSPSHGQLGGI
- a CDS encoding carboxymuconolactone decarboxylase family protein; this encodes MTTINVPSRDQVSPANQALFDNLKKGLGKVPNLYATLAHSEHALGNYLAFQNAKSSMTGKAREVVNLVVSQVNNCEYCLAAHTVIGGMVGFTPEQILEIRRGGASFDVKLDALAKLVKSMAVERGHADTSLVQAFFDAGWTKENLVDAIVIIGDKTVTNYLHGTTKVPVDFPAAPKI
- a CDS encoding glucose 1-dehydrogenase — its product is MNPLVVLVTGALTGIGRATALAFAQEGARIVVSGRRDVEGQALAAELRRLGVEAEFLRADVRYESDVRALVDKTVERFGRLDIAVNNAGTEGVQAPITEQGADDYAATFDTNVLGTLLSLKHEMRVMLEQGTGSIVNLSSIAGQVGFPGASIYVASKHAIEGLTKSAALEGAAAGVRVNAVAPGPVQTEMLDRFVGGDQQAKAGFLSIVPAKRAATVDEIAQTIIFVASSKAAYLTGQSITIDGGFTAQ
- a CDS encoding LysR family transcriptional regulator, with the protein product MDRLQAMEIFVRVVETGSFSAVARERRSTQSAISKQVAGLEKTLGAQLLLRTTRALALTEAGERYFEQARRLVAEVAEAETELRAGDTQLQGWLRVAAPGAFGRLKVLPLVQKFLAAHPGVKVDLRLADGFVDLVEQGIDVAVRIGELTDSSLVARRVGTTRRGLLASRKYLRSLPKTASMPRVPEDLFAHNCIVYSELATRNAWTFTAGPGAGVEPGSSCTVRVGGNLQTNASEVIRAAVLAGQGLGLSPTFLFEEEMARGEVQLLLADWAVQELPLHLVSPLQRRHSAKVRAFGDLVAAAGL
- a CDS encoding HU family DNA-binding protein — its product is MATAKKKISPSAAKKTAKAPVATVVRPIKDTFTKGALANHLAEQAGVEPKAVKAVLAALEATVLGSVNKKGAGEFTLPGLLKIGVQKVPAKPKRKGINPFTKEEQVFAAKPATVRIKARALKKLKDAAL